From the genome of Nomia melanderi isolate GNS246 chromosome 14, iyNomMela1, whole genome shotgun sequence, one region includes:
- the Prosbeta7 gene encoding proteasome subunit beta type-4 gives MALFSKVDHYTPAPFWQNGPAPGAFYHFPGGSSQSDVGGFQRSQAPMTTGTSVVGIQFKDGVLIAADVLGSYGSLARFRNLERIIKVNNNIILGAGGDYADYQCIKSNIERKILEEECLDDGLSLKPKALHCWLTRLMYNGRSSFDPFWNNFVIGGIEGDKPFLGTVDKLGTAYSDPVIATGYGAYMATPIMRKAYEENKEMSKEQAKELLYKVMQVLFYRDARSFPKYQLGIITKEGVEIQGPITMDSYWGPAIM, from the exons ATGGCGCTATTCAGTAAAGTCGATCACTACACTCCTGCACCATTTTGGCAAAATGGACCGGCACCAGGTGCATTTTATCACTTTCCTGGAGGTTCCTCGCAGTCCGATGTTGGAGGATTTCAAAGATCACA ggCTCCGATGACTACCGGTACATCCGTAGTTGGAATTCAATTCAAAGATGGTGTTCTAATAGCTGCAGATGTTCTTGGTTCATACGGATCATTGGCTAGATTCAGGAATCTTGAACGTATCAtcaaagttaataataatataatcctGGGCGCAGGAGGAGACTATGCTGATTATCAgtgtattaaaagtaatatagagaggaaaat ACTCGAAGAAGAATGTTTGGATGATGGACTATCTTTAAAACCAAAAGCTCTGCATTGTTGGCTAACTCGCCTAATGTATAATGGAAGATCTAGTTTCGATCCATTTTGGAATAACTTTGTTATTGGTGGTATAGAAGGTGATAAACC atttttgGGTACCGTAGATAAGCTCGGTACAGCTTACAGTGACCCAGTAATTGCAACCGGATATGGTGCTTATATGGCAACGCCTATCATGAGGAAAGCTTATgaagaaaataaggaaatgtCTAAGGAACAAGCAAAGGAACTTTTGTACAAAGTGATGCAGGTTCTTTTCTACAGAGATGCACGTTCTTTCCCAAAA TATCAACTTGGTATAATAACTAAAGAAGGTGTTGAAATACAGGGACCAATAACAATGGATAGCTATTGGGGACCTGCTATTATGTAA